Proteins from one Primulina huaijiensis isolate GDHJ02 chromosome 18, ASM1229523v2, whole genome shotgun sequence genomic window:
- the LOC140964239 gene encoding nuclear transport factor 2-like isoform X1 codes for MGEHGMAMQTVSTLPAPSAQVVGNAFVEQYYHILHQSPELVHRFYNDSSVLSRPDPNGLMTTVTTMKSINDKICSLDYNNYKAEIKTADAQDSYKDGVIVLVTGCLTGKDNLRRKFSQTFFLAPQDKGWYYVKNDVFRYVEESEPDISEVTNGVGDSTLHSVTQDPEPVQVVDLPTSNNTASHEKEIETVEEKPIVQEVDEKQTSHDRDIVIEAKSHPDENHISANAESDASAIEDDAPKKSYASIVSSQTKKGPTKVYVPANTARSVKPEKQTVIPAAEPLDSEASAPSAPVDTPESKDDQDEVDGHSIYIRNLPLNATVAQLESEFNKFGSIKQDGVQVRSNKLQGFCFGFVEFQDVVSMQNAIKASPITIGDRQAVVEIKRTTTRVGTGRGRFNSSRGGFHHDSFRGRGNFSGGRTYVRNDSFRGRGNFSSGRNGDGYQQGRGRGNRRPGLSLNTDST; via the exons TACCATATTCTTCATCAGTCTCCTGAGTTAGTTCACCGATTTTACAATGATTCGAGTGTGTTGAGTCGCCCAGATCCTAATGGTCTTATGACGACTGTGACAACTATGAAA AGCATTAATGATAAAATTTGTTCCCTGGACTACAACAACTACAAGGCAGAGATAAAGACTGCTGATGCTCAGGATTCATATAAGGATGGAGTGATTGTCCTAGTTACTGGTTGCTTGACTGGAAAGGACAACCTGAGAAGAAAATTCTCGCAAACCTTTTTTCTAGCTCCTCAAGATAAAGGGTGGTACTATGTTAAAAATGATGTTTTCCGGTATGTGGAGGAGAGTGAACCAGACATCAGTGAAGTGACAAACGGAGTAGGTGACTCAACATTACATTCTGTGACCCAAGATCCAG AACCTGTTCAAGTGGTTGATCTGCCCACCTCGAACAATACAGCTTCTCATGAAAAGGAAATTGAGACTGTGGAGGAGAAACCCATTGTCCAAGAGGTTGATGAAAAACAAACTAGTCATGACAGGGATATTGTTATTGAAGCTAAATCTCATCCTGATGAGAATCACATATCCGCGAATGCAGAATCAGATGCTTCTGCAATCGAAGATGATGCTCCAAAAAAATCATATGCGTCAATTGTGAGCTCACAAACAAAGAAGGGTCCGACCAAAGTTTATGTCCCTGCTAACACTGCAAGATCTGTAAAACCTGAGAAACAAACTGTTATTCCAGCTGCCGAGCCATTGGACTCTGAAGCATCTGCCCCATCAGCACCTGTTGATACCCCTGAAAGCAAAGATGACCAGGACGAAg TTGATGGTCACTCCATATATATCCGCAATTTGCCTCTAAATGCAACAGTTGCTCAGCTtgaatctgaattcaataaatttGGGTCTATAAAACAAGACGGAGTACAAGTCAGAAGCAACAAG CTACAAGGATTCTGTTTTGGCTTTGTTGAATTTCAAGATGTTGTCTCCATGCAAAATGCAATTAAG GCTTCTCCTATAACAATTGGAGATCGTCAAGCTGTAGTGGAGATAAAGAGGACTACAACTCGAG TTGGCACTGGGAGGGGTCGTTTCAATTCTTCACGCGGAGGGTTTCATCATGACAGCTTCAGGGGACGTGGAAACTTCAGTGGTGGTCGAACCTATGTGAGAAACGATAGCTTCAGGGGCCGAGGGAACTTTAGCAGTGGACGTAATGGAGATGGTTATCAACAAGGAAGAGGGAGAGGTAATCGACGTCCTGGCCTGAGTCTGAATACTGATTCAACGTGA
- the LOC140964239 gene encoding nuclear transport factor 2-like isoform X2, whose amino-acid sequence MAMQTVSTLPAPSAQVVGNAFVEQYYHILHQSPELVHRFYNDSSVLSRPDPNGLMTTVTTMKSINDKICSLDYNNYKAEIKTADAQDSYKDGVIVLVTGCLTGKDNLRRKFSQTFFLAPQDKGWYYVKNDVFRYVEESEPDISEVTNGVGDSTLHSVTQDPEPVQVVDLPTSNNTASHEKEIETVEEKPIVQEVDEKQTSHDRDIVIEAKSHPDENHISANAESDASAIEDDAPKKSYASIVSSQTKKGPTKVYVPANTARSVKPEKQTVIPAAEPLDSEASAPSAPVDTPESKDDQDEVDGHSIYIRNLPLNATVAQLESEFNKFGSIKQDGVQVRSNKLQGFCFGFVEFQDVVSMQNAIKASPITIGDRQAVVEIKRTTTRVGTGRGRFNSSRGGFHHDSFRGRGNFSGGRTYVRNDSFRGRGNFSSGRNGDGYQQGRGRGNRRPGLSLNTDST is encoded by the exons TACCATATTCTTCATCAGTCTCCTGAGTTAGTTCACCGATTTTACAATGATTCGAGTGTGTTGAGTCGCCCAGATCCTAATGGTCTTATGACGACTGTGACAACTATGAAA AGCATTAATGATAAAATTTGTTCCCTGGACTACAACAACTACAAGGCAGAGATAAAGACTGCTGATGCTCAGGATTCATATAAGGATGGAGTGATTGTCCTAGTTACTGGTTGCTTGACTGGAAAGGACAACCTGAGAAGAAAATTCTCGCAAACCTTTTTTCTAGCTCCTCAAGATAAAGGGTGGTACTATGTTAAAAATGATGTTTTCCGGTATGTGGAGGAGAGTGAACCAGACATCAGTGAAGTGACAAACGGAGTAGGTGACTCAACATTACATTCTGTGACCCAAGATCCAG AACCTGTTCAAGTGGTTGATCTGCCCACCTCGAACAATACAGCTTCTCATGAAAAGGAAATTGAGACTGTGGAGGAGAAACCCATTGTCCAAGAGGTTGATGAAAAACAAACTAGTCATGACAGGGATATTGTTATTGAAGCTAAATCTCATCCTGATGAGAATCACATATCCGCGAATGCAGAATCAGATGCTTCTGCAATCGAAGATGATGCTCCAAAAAAATCATATGCGTCAATTGTGAGCTCACAAACAAAGAAGGGTCCGACCAAAGTTTATGTCCCTGCTAACACTGCAAGATCTGTAAAACCTGAGAAACAAACTGTTATTCCAGCTGCCGAGCCATTGGACTCTGAAGCATCTGCCCCATCAGCACCTGTTGATACCCCTGAAAGCAAAGATGACCAGGACGAAg TTGATGGTCACTCCATATATATCCGCAATTTGCCTCTAAATGCAACAGTTGCTCAGCTtgaatctgaattcaataaatttGGGTCTATAAAACAAGACGGAGTACAAGTCAGAAGCAACAAG CTACAAGGATTCTGTTTTGGCTTTGTTGAATTTCAAGATGTTGTCTCCATGCAAAATGCAATTAAG GCTTCTCCTATAACAATTGGAGATCGTCAAGCTGTAGTGGAGATAAAGAGGACTACAACTCGAG TTGGCACTGGGAGGGGTCGTTTCAATTCTTCACGCGGAGGGTTTCATCATGACAGCTTCAGGGGACGTGGAAACTTCAGTGGTGGTCGAACCTATGTGAGAAACGATAGCTTCAGGGGCCGAGGGAACTTTAGCAGTGGACGTAATGGAGATGGTTATCAACAAGGAAGAGGGAGAGGTAATCGACGTCCTGGCCTGAGTCTGAATACTGATTCAACGTGA